Proteins encoded together in one Mycolicibacter minnesotensis window:
- a CDS encoding TetR/AcrR family transcriptional regulator yields MAPSKPESAALDMQAVDTPWGSVDLGDLSATDTRMQDQILDAALRCFSTHGVRRTSMAVVAREARISRAWLYRNFDCRDAIVRALLVREGRRLAESLVAADRPERSTEETVTETFIYIIGYGRQHHLFSEVAEQDPGPLARASIEALASYLIGRREIAEQDARIAAETIVRLIISILAAPDLATDFDNKEELRSYAYRTIPPLVCRCS; encoded by the coding sequence ATGGCTCCGAGCAAGCCTGAAAGCGCGGCCCTGGACATGCAGGCGGTCGATACTCCCTGGGGCAGTGTCGATTTAGGGGATCTGTCGGCAACTGACACCAGAATGCAAGACCAGATCCTCGATGCCGCCCTTCGCTGCTTCTCCACCCACGGCGTAAGGAGGACCAGCATGGCCGTCGTCGCCAGGGAGGCCCGAATCTCCCGAGCATGGCTATATCGAAACTTCGATTGCCGCGACGCCATAGTGCGCGCTTTGCTTGTGAGGGAAGGCCGCCGCCTCGCCGAATCACTGGTTGCGGCTGACAGGCCCGAGCGCAGCACCGAAGAAACTGTCACCGAAACCTTCATATACATCATCGGCTACGGCCGCCAGCACCACTTGTTCAGCGAAGTGGCCGAACAGGATCCCGGCCCGCTAGCGCGGGCGAGTATCGAGGCCCTGGCGAGCTACCTCATCGGCCGTCGCGAGATTGCAGAACAGGACGCGCGCATCGCTGCCGAAACAATTGTTCGATTGATCATTTCGATCCTCGCAGCACCCGATCTGGCAACCGATTTTGACAACAAGGAAGAGCTTCGTTCGTACGCTTACCGGACAATTCCCCCGTTGGTCTGCCGCTGTTCCTAG
- a CDS encoding PGRS repeat-containing protein gives MTSRFNAGQRRSTLRYRMRCHALGAGSAFSVLLAFNVASLTVVPPARADLGDALVNLFGEDLGAAVTDLGATWDDQAAWAVVLDPDSWSLFFDGLGSPATWDAILSDRNLAGIGAASMDAPGTSDASFNWSEINWLMPFGNGADGTPLHPDGYAGGWLFGNGGAGWDADGTSATIDGGAGGQGGLFGGDGGDGGDGYLGGNGGSGGAAGLFAWFSHGGAGGNGGDTASTGGVSGAGGTGGDAALWGMFSTAGIGGQGGDGLAGAAGLTGSFANGGDGNGGNGGNGGNGGNGGAGGRGSYLFGVGGTGGAAGVGGKGGAGGAGADGGDGISSDIDGIGGGNGGLGGNGGAAGAAGAGGAGGWFAGIAAEGAAGTNGVGGLGGNGGAGGDGYDAASDVSAAAGTSGGNGGVGGNAGHGGQQAGGGPSAADGTAGVGGSGGDGKDGAASTFAGVDGFAGGTGGNGGAGGSETNGALGNGGNGGNGGNGGAGYNGAAGVAGAGSDINGRFGSAGGAGGRGGHGGSGTVGGAGGAGGSGGQGGDGGRGFDAMVGIRGIGGNGGNAGRGGIGGAGGDGGTSLNGTGGNAGSGGNGGNAGTAGEGGDGSGGGGFSVASDGGNGGNGANGGVGGAAGLVGAGRFAAGQHGLAGTAGTDSNGGRGGKGGDGFGVIGETNYGQDGGNGGAGGWGGSHAIGGVGGTGGAGAAGPDGADGSTGTATNPQGGDGGDGGHGGRAGVGGVGGYAGAGRGTQAARGAHGEAGRGGNGGNGGAGYNAATDADAAAGTSGGNGGNGGRPGTGGANVGGGGAAKGMPGRGGNGGDGKDGWDSTFPGVDGGAGGRGGTGGNGGNGLTGHLSSGGTGGKGGNGGAGFNGLAGVNGGRGSAGGAGGAGGTGGNGTSAYRPDGDGGAGGAGGNGGTGGASSDGVAGGTGALGSQGNPGRGSSGGTGGRGGTGGTGGTNSP, from the coding sequence ATGACCAGTCGCTTCAACGCCGGACAACGTCGTTCGACACTGCGATACAGGATGCGGTGCCACGCCCTCGGGGCTGGAAGCGCGTTCAGCGTCTTGCTGGCCTTCAACGTGGCTTCGTTAACCGTCGTACCGCCCGCGCGGGCCGACCTCGGCGATGCACTGGTAAACCTGTTTGGCGAGGATTTAGGCGCGGCAGTCACCGACCTGGGCGCCACCTGGGATGATCAGGCTGCCTGGGCGGTGGTACTGGATCCGGACAGTTGGTCGCTGTTCTTCGACGGTCTGGGTAGCCCGGCAACCTGGGATGCGATCTTGTCGGATCGCAACCTGGCCGGCATCGGGGCAGCTTCGATGGATGCACCCGGCACGTCCGATGCGTCATTCAATTGGAGCGAGATCAACTGGTTGATGCCGTTCGGTAACGGCGCCGACGGCACTCCCCTGCATCCCGACGGGTACGCGGGCGGGTGGCTCTTTGGCAACGGCGGCGCAGGCTGGGACGCCGACGGCACCAGCGCCACCATCGACGGTGGCGCAGGCGGCCAGGGCGGCCTATTCGGTGGTGACGGCGGCGACGGCGGCGACGGCTACCTGGGCGGCAACGGCGGATCCGGCGGTGCCGCCGGCCTGTTCGCCTGGTTCAGCCACGGCGGCGCCGGTGGCAACGGCGGTGACACGGCCTCCACCGGTGGTGTCAGTGGCGCGGGCGGTACCGGCGGCGACGCCGCACTGTGGGGCATGTTCAGCACGGCCGGTATCGGCGGCCAAGGCGGCGACGGCTTGGCCGGTGCCGCCGGACTGACAGGCAGCTTCGCCAACGGTGGCGATGGCAACGGAGGTAACGGCGGCAACGGCGGCAACGGCGGCAACGGCGGTGCCGGCGGCCGGGGTTCGTACCTGTTCGGCGTGGGCGGCACGGGCGGCGCTGCCGGTGTCGGCGGCAAGGGTGGTGCCGGCGGCGCGGGTGCCGATGGCGGCGACGGGATCAGCTCCGACATTGACGGGATTGGTGGTGGCAACGGTGGTCTAGGCGGCAACGGTGGCGCGGCCGGTGCGGCCGGTGCCGGTGGCGCGGGCGGCTGGTTCGCGGGCATCGCCGCTGAGGGCGCGGCCGGCACCAACGGCGTCGGTGGTCTCGGCGGCAACGGCGGTGCCGGTGGCGACGGCTATGACGCCGCTTCAGATGTCAGTGCCGCGGCAGGCACGTCCGGTGGCAACGGTGGCGTCGGCGGTAACGCCGGTCACGGTGGCCAGCAGGCCGGCGGCGGGCCCTCCGCGGCCGACGGCACGGCAGGTGTCGGCGGCAGCGGTGGGGACGGCAAAGACGGCGCAGCTAGTACCTTTGCGGGCGTTGACGGCTTCGCTGGTGGTACCGGTGGCAACGGTGGTGCCGGTGGTTCCGAGACCAACGGAGCGCTCGGCAACGGGGGAAACGGCGGAAACGGCGGAAATGGCGGCGCAGGCTACAACGGTGCTGCTGGCGTAGCCGGTGCAGGGAGCGACATCAACGGCCGCTTCGGTAGCGCGGGCGGTGCCGGCGGCCGCGGTGGCCACGGCGGTAGTGGCACGGTCGGTGGTGCTGGCGGCGCCGGCGGTAGCGGCGGTCAGGGTGGCGACGGCGGGCGGGGCTTCGACGCGATGGTCGGCATCCGTGGCATCGGTGGCAATGGAGGCAACGCCGGTCGCGGCGGCATCGGTGGCGCCGGTGGTGACGGCGGTACCAGCCTCAACGGGACTGGAGGCAACGCCGGCAGCGGTGGCAACGGCGGCAACGCCGGAACCGCAGGTGAGGGCGGCGACGGTTCCGGCGGCGGCGGCTTCAGCGTTGCCAGTGATGGCGGCAACGGCGGCAACGGCGCCAACGGGGGTGTCGGCGGCGCGGCAGGCTTGGTCGGTGCCGGCAGATTCGCAGCGGGCCAACACGGCTTGGCGGGCACCGCCGGAACAGACAGCAATGGTGGCCGGGGAGGCAAGGGCGGCGACGGTTTCGGCGTCATCGGTGAAACCAACTACGGCCAGGACGGCGGAAACGGTGGGGCCGGCGGATGGGGTGGGTCGCACGCCATCGGCGGGGTTGGTGGCACTGGCGGCGCAGGTGCCGCCGGTCCGGATGGTGCGGACGGCTCGACTGGTACCGCGACCAACCCCCAGGGTGGTGACGGCGGTGACGGTGGCCACGGCGGCCGCGCTGGCGTCGGTGGTGTTGGTGGTTACGCGGGCGCAGGTCGCGGGACACAGGCGGCACGGGGTGCACACGGTGAGGCCGGCAGGGGCGGCAATGGCGGGAACGGCGGCGCCGGGTATAACGCGGCCACTGACGCCGACGCGGCTGCGGGAACCTCCGGCGGTAACGGTGGCAACGGTGGCCGGCCCGGTACCGGTGGCGCTAATGTCGGCGGCGGGGGTGCCGCGAAGGGCATGCCCGGCCGCGGCGGTAACGGTGGGGACGGCAAGGACGGCTGGGACAGCACCTTTCCGGGCGTTGACGGCGGCGCCGGTGGCCGCGGCGGCACCGGCGGAAATGGCGGAAATGGGTTGACTGGCCACCTAAGCAGTGGCGGCACTGGCGGCAAGGGCGGCAACGGTGGTGCAGGCTTCAACGGCCTGGCCGGTGTCAACGGAGGCCGCGGCAGTGCCGGGGGCGCCGGGGGTGCCGGGGGCACCGGCGGTAACGGCACTTCCGCTTATCGCCCCGATGGCGACGGTGGCGCCGGTGGCGCCGGTGGCAATGGCGGCACCGGTGGTGCGAGTTCCGACGGAGTGGCCGGCGGCACCGGCGCGCTAGGAAGCCAAGGGAATCCGGGCAGAGGCAGCAGCGGCGGCACCGGAGGCCGCGGAGGTACCGGAGGTACCGGGGGCACCAATAGCCCCTAG
- a CDS encoding DUF2511 domain-containing protein — protein sequence MPSKSLLQFAVVIAVAAAATTASPTAITAAAPNPDNRPRGYVSEETWTDGPWPLTVSEATLMCARQGVGGGHQSVTLAANRKMYAVNGTAKSTGQFEDIDEIWAEDASYPGLKVNIGPLLAKGLSLCE from the coding sequence ATGCCGTCCAAGTCGTTGCTGCAGTTCGCCGTGGTCATCGCAGTCGCTGCTGCCGCTACCACTGCTTCTCCTACCGCCATCACTGCTGCTGCTCCTAATCCCGACAACCGCCCGCGGGGCTATGTGTCTGAGGAGACCTGGACTGATGGTCCATGGCCGCTCACGGTTTCCGAAGCAACCCTGATGTGTGCGCGCCAGGGTGTCGGGGGAGGGCATCAGTCGGTGACGCTCGCCGCAAATCGGAAGATGTACGCCGTGAACGGCACCGCGAAGTCGACAGGCCAGTTCGAAGACATCGACGAGATCTGGGCCGAGGATGCTTCGTACCCGGGGCTGAAGGTGAATATCGGCCCACTGCTCGCTAAAGGTTTGTCGCTCTGCGAGTAA
- a CDS encoding PDDEXK family nuclease, with translation MSSEMLMFAVAEDRMTCAPMPSKQLAKLGVWEATHLERWVVDHPEVLGENVRVVTTQYNKWSSDSGDLARERLDILGLDATGQLVVVELKRGTDSNVHMQAITYAALVAGFSKETLADAHADYLNRGTPAQPHSPADAAELLESHVDGSWDDDVLTVPKIILLAEDFTAQTYTTVTWLSNLTPNLVIEMHTVNAFMLEEGMPCVVFRRLFPAVDPSTRVLTPGVAVSTATSVATKIAESNRRMRTTYLLHDLKTMPEDSELTFDLQGFRDAATVALVDAWIAENPLRGRAFWVNDRARPLRWCASDTEETYTPTGLTKHIISEAGGRGNVAISGSEVWRWHGKSLYQVGIEAETASSTSTASVAPA, from the coding sequence ATGTCGTCAGAGATGCTGATGTTTGCCGTGGCGGAAGACCGTATGACTTGCGCACCGATGCCTTCTAAGCAGCTCGCCAAGCTGGGGGTCTGGGAAGCCACCCACCTGGAACGTTGGGTGGTCGATCACCCCGAGGTGCTGGGCGAGAACGTTCGCGTCGTCACCACCCAATACAACAAGTGGTCATCAGACTCGGGTGACCTGGCACGAGAACGTCTGGACATCCTCGGACTCGATGCCACAGGCCAGCTTGTGGTCGTGGAACTGAAGCGCGGGACTGACTCCAACGTCCACATGCAGGCGATCACCTACGCAGCGTTGGTCGCAGGGTTCAGCAAGGAAACACTCGCTGACGCCCACGCCGACTACCTCAACCGTGGAACACCCGCACAGCCCCATTCCCCCGCCGATGCCGCCGAGCTGCTCGAAAGTCACGTCGATGGAAGCTGGGACGACGACGTGCTCACCGTCCCCAAGATCATCCTTCTTGCAGAGGATTTCACCGCTCAGACTTACACCACCGTCACATGGCTCTCGAACCTCACCCCGAACCTGGTCATCGAAATGCACACCGTCAACGCCTTCATGCTCGAAGAAGGAATGCCGTGCGTTGTGTTCCGCCGACTGTTCCCCGCTGTAGACCCATCCACCAGAGTCCTGACTCCTGGCGTTGCCGTCTCGACCGCCACCTCAGTGGCGACGAAGATTGCCGAGAGCAATCGGAGGATGCGAACGACCTATCTACTACACGACCTGAAGACCATGCCCGAAGACAGCGAACTCACCTTCGACCTGCAAGGCTTCCGAGACGCAGCGACCGTTGCCCTGGTGGATGCTTGGATCGCGGAGAACCCGCTGCGAGGACGCGCATTCTGGGTCAATGATCGAGCCCGCCCCCTACGCTGGTGCGCCTCGGACACCGAAGAAACCTACACTCCCACGGGACTGACGAAGCACATCATTTCCGAAGCAGGCGGGCGCGGCAACGTCGCGATCAGCGGTTCGGAGGTGTGGAGGTGGCACGGAAAAAGCTTGTACCAGGTCGGCATCGAAGCCGAAACTGCTTCAAGCACGAGCACGGCTAGCGTTGCGCCTGCCTGA
- a CDS encoding patatin-like phospholipase family protein, which produces MSSPDTGADPASTAEVVDVVDTRDTVLLLQKMENRLIRHTLRRPDVLSAEQLRRLRYLLNFARLDDFEPGAAGPGGTRGRGDVSVGAELAGWRAKVADRMRGPLREERDPAMALIAARDALGVLAAEQDEQRRLVAERHGNDFSLTELDAEVGYKKLVTVLGGGGGAGFVYIGGMEALLESGAVPDYLIGSSFGSILGSVVSRTLPVPIEEYIQWSKTVSFRAILGPDRPRRRHGLTGVFALNFDLFADAMFRREDGEPMRMSDLAIPFDAVVAGVRRQPFAALPGRYRGQNLAALQLRSLPYLSIGLGPQLATRMWQTAAFIDPRVVTPIVIGGDNPDRDVNVVDAASFSSAIPGVLHHEPKDPAMAPMFDALLADNDVGALVDGGAASNVPLELAWKRVRAGRLGSRNACYLAFDCFHPQWDPKHLWLVPITQAIQLQMVRNAPYADHLVRFSPTLSPVNLAPAAATIDRACQWGRKSVEHAVPVVSALLQPVWWEGTQPAVVTPTAPTEPEHPHAASMDEVMASVQAPRGRWERWRRQNPA; this is translated from the coding sequence ATGAGTAGCCCCGACACGGGCGCAGATCCCGCCAGTACCGCCGAAGTCGTCGACGTCGTCGACACCCGCGACACCGTCTTGCTGCTGCAGAAGATGGAGAACCGGCTCATCCGGCACACCCTGCGGCGCCCCGACGTGCTCAGCGCCGAGCAGCTGCGCCGGCTGCGATATCTGCTCAACTTCGCCCGCCTCGATGACTTCGAGCCCGGCGCGGCGGGGCCTGGGGGCACCCGGGGCCGCGGTGATGTGTCGGTGGGCGCGGAGCTGGCCGGGTGGCGGGCCAAGGTCGCCGACAGAATGCGCGGGCCGCTGCGCGAGGAGCGCGACCCGGCGATGGCCCTGATCGCCGCCCGCGACGCCCTCGGCGTGCTAGCCGCCGAACAAGACGAGCAGCGCCGCCTGGTGGCCGAGCGCCACGGCAATGACTTCTCGCTGACCGAACTCGACGCCGAGGTGGGATACAAGAAGCTGGTCACCGTCCTCGGCGGCGGTGGTGGCGCCGGTTTCGTCTACATCGGCGGCATGGAGGCCCTGCTGGAGTCCGGGGCGGTGCCCGACTACCTGATCGGCTCGTCGTTCGGCTCCATCTTGGGTTCGGTGGTCAGCCGGACCCTGCCGGTGCCCATCGAGGAGTACATCCAGTGGTCCAAGACGGTGTCGTTTCGCGCCATCCTGGGCCCTGACCGGCCACGGCGCCGCCACGGCCTGACCGGTGTGTTCGCCCTGAACTTCGACCTGTTCGCCGACGCGATGTTCCGCCGCGAGGACGGCGAGCCGATGCGCATGTCGGATCTGGCCATTCCGTTCGACGCGGTGGTCGCCGGGGTGCGCCGTCAGCCGTTCGCCGCGCTGCCGGGGCGTTATCGCGGCCAGAACCTGGCCGCCCTGCAGCTGCGCTCTTTGCCGTATCTGTCGATCGGTCTGGGCCCGCAGTTGGCCACGCGGATGTGGCAGACCGCCGCCTTCATCGACCCGCGGGTGGTGACCCCGATCGTGATCGGCGGCGATAACCCCGACCGTGATGTCAACGTGGTGGATGCGGCGTCGTTCTCCTCGGCCATCCCCGGGGTGCTGCATCACGAGCCGAAGGATCCGGCCATGGCGCCGATGTTCGACGCGCTGTTGGCCGACAACGACGTGGGCGCCCTGGTGGACGGCGGCGCGGCCAGCAATGTGCCGTTGGAGCTGGCCTGGAAACGCGTCCGCGCCGGCCGGTTGGGCAGCCGCAACGCCTGCTACCTGGCGTTTGACTGCTTCCACCCGCAGTGGGACCCCAAGCACCTGTGGCTGGTGCCGATCACCCAGGCGATCCAGCTGCAGATGGTGCGGAATGCCCCCTATGCCGATCATCTGGTCCGGTTCTCCCCCACGCTGTCCCCGGTGAATCTGGCGCCGGCGGCGGCCACCATCGACCGGGCCTGCCAATGGGGACGCAAGAGCGTCGAGCACGCCGTTCCGGTGGTTTCGGCACTGCTGCAACCGGTCTGGTGGGAGGGCACCCAGCCCGCGGTGGTGACGCCGACGGCGCCCACAGAGCCCGAGCATCCGCACGCCGCGTCCATGGATGAGGTGATGGCCTCGGTCCAGGCGCCGCGCGGCCGCTGGGAACGCTGGCGTCGGCAGAACCCCGCCTAA
- a CDS encoding NAD(P)/FAD-dependent oxidoreductase — translation MESFDVVVVGARCAGSALATYLARAGLRVCLVDKATFPSETPSTHVIQPRGVAILAELGALNPVLARGATQLDSFSLVIDDVRLDGALGDTFPHLGLNVRRTVLDHELVNVAVKSGVDVRTGLRATGVRNAESRVAGIETADGPIDAALVVGADGRGSMVAKSVGARKYLEEPGGRVPVWGYFATGPQEPRLRIGRRGNFSFLASPTDSGLYMAAVGVDHREIEYFNRDRETNFRDALRQWPELDAIVGDADRDGPLRVMTNWHSYFRESAGPGWALVGDAGHFKDFSPGQGISDALCQAKSLATAISAAAGSAEALDSALKRWWKQRDRDALDMYWFAMQMAPPGAASPLVAEVIRRVSADPKGATTLLKVMNRDLPSAKLFTPPRLLAASYTTLRNHPGQRRATLAEIGAQMGAEIDKLRARLGSRSNRP, via the coding sequence ATGGAGTCATTTGACGTTGTCGTTGTCGGGGCGCGCTGTGCAGGCTCTGCGCTCGCCACTTACCTGGCGCGGGCAGGCCTGCGGGTGTGTCTGGTCGACAAGGCCACGTTTCCGAGTGAGACGCCATCGACTCACGTGATTCAACCTCGGGGCGTGGCGATTCTCGCTGAACTGGGCGCGTTGAATCCGGTGCTGGCGCGAGGCGCGACCCAACTGGACAGCTTCAGTTTGGTGATCGACGACGTGCGTCTCGACGGTGCGCTCGGCGATACGTTTCCCCATCTTGGTCTGAATGTGCGGCGCACAGTTCTTGACCACGAGTTGGTGAATGTGGCTGTGAAATCGGGGGTTGATGTGCGGACCGGCCTCCGGGCTACCGGGGTCCGCAATGCAGAGTCACGCGTTGCCGGCATCGAGACCGCCGATGGACCCATCGATGCGGCATTGGTGGTGGGCGCTGACGGCCGGGGTTCGATGGTGGCGAAGTCCGTTGGCGCTCGCAAGTATCTGGAGGAGCCCGGCGGGCGTGTACCGGTGTGGGGGTACTTCGCGACGGGGCCACAGGAGCCACGGCTACGTATCGGGCGCAGGGGCAACTTCTCGTTCCTGGCCAGTCCGACGGACTCGGGCCTCTACATGGCAGCCGTCGGCGTCGACCACCGTGAGATCGAGTACTTCAACCGTGACCGTGAGACCAATTTCCGCGACGCACTTCGTCAGTGGCCCGAGCTCGATGCCATCGTCGGCGACGCTGATCGTGACGGGCCGCTACGCGTCATGACCAACTGGCACAGCTACTTTCGAGAATCAGCTGGGCCGGGATGGGCGCTGGTCGGGGACGCCGGGCATTTCAAGGACTTCTCTCCCGGCCAGGGAATCTCCGACGCCCTCTGCCAAGCCAAGTCGCTGGCGACGGCTATCAGTGCCGCCGCCGGTTCTGCTGAGGCACTAGATTCCGCACTGAAGCGGTGGTGGAAGCAGCGGGACCGCGATGCTCTTGACATGTACTGGTTCGCGATGCAAATGGCACCGCCTGGGGCGGCCTCGCCGCTGGTCGCCGAAGTCATCCGGCGCGTATCGGCTGACCCGAAAGGCGCTACGACGCTGCTGAAGGTGATGAACCGCGACCTGCCTTCCGCCAAACTGTTCACCCCGCCACGGCTACTCGCCGCGTCCTACACGACGCTTCGCAACCACCCGGGCCAACGGCGCGCGACTCTCGCCGAGATCGGCGCACAGATGGGTGCTGAAATCGACAAGCTTCGGGCGCGACTTGGATCGCGATCGAACCGCCCATAG
- a CDS encoding oxygenase MpaB family protein — protein MPKVELDALPFDEGRAMRINAARAVVPGDVVDAFVRGMFWTDPLVDAAVEDFANLEPGVGWRLLDEALASSSPRAAGAPVSLEALLEPVMSPPDWFDAEQVRWGAAVWWRFGVSVLIGMPAAQRLSYQWGDLNKPQAMNGRSEKMAARRYEETARWVLSATNPGTLSPGAQGFVDTIKIRFVHAMVRRKLRNDARWDTPAWGEPIHGTGMALTANAFLLAPFAVSRTLGASFTDAEMEAMRATWRWIAFLMGVPDQLLPTDLTRAQQMLDAGTMIFAPPDADSPKLDGALMRAGVRIERMFPRTLRPIIAPVGRPLASQALWGTSNVIMGQVWEHLDEPERVHHPLLTVLRPVISLSEYQRRRGRRGSDLAIADHQRKYLSKPLTLMKAAPRSVEPHQAVAPVA, from the coding sequence ATGCCGAAGGTCGAGCTGGATGCGCTGCCATTTGACGAAGGCCGCGCTATGCGGATCAACGCAGCCCGCGCCGTTGTCCCCGGAGATGTGGTGGATGCGTTCGTCCGTGGGATGTTTTGGACCGATCCGCTTGTCGACGCCGCAGTCGAGGATTTCGCGAACCTGGAACCAGGGGTGGGTTGGCGCCTGCTCGACGAGGCTTTGGCGTCGTCGTCGCCCCGCGCCGCTGGAGCTCCCGTATCGCTAGAGGCGCTGCTGGAGCCGGTGATGTCCCCGCCCGATTGGTTTGACGCCGAACAAGTGCGGTGGGGCGCAGCAGTGTGGTGGCGGTTCGGCGTTTCGGTTCTCATCGGCATGCCAGCGGCTCAGCGGCTGAGCTATCAGTGGGGCGATCTGAATAAGCCCCAGGCGATGAACGGCCGTTCGGAGAAAATGGCGGCACGCCGGTATGAAGAGACCGCGCGATGGGTGTTGTCAGCCACCAATCCCGGGACGTTGTCACCTGGGGCGCAGGGGTTCGTTGACACCATCAAGATCCGATTTGTGCATGCGATGGTGCGCCGCAAACTACGCAACGATGCGAGGTGGGATACACCGGCATGGGGTGAGCCAATCCATGGCACGGGAATGGCGTTGACGGCCAACGCTTTCCTGCTGGCGCCGTTTGCGGTGTCACGAACCCTGGGAGCCAGCTTCACGGACGCCGAGATGGAGGCCATGAGAGCTACGTGGCGCTGGATCGCATTTCTGATGGGTGTACCTGACCAGCTGTTGCCGACCGACCTGACACGGGCTCAACAGATGCTCGATGCGGGAACCATGATCTTTGCGCCCCCTGATGCAGACAGCCCTAAGCTCGACGGAGCATTGATGCGGGCTGGCGTCCGCATTGAACGGATGTTCCCGAGGACCTTACGGCCGATAATTGCTCCGGTTGGTCGCCCCTTGGCGTCGCAGGCACTGTGGGGTACCTCGAACGTCATCATGGGGCAAGTATGGGAGCACCTCGACGAGCCCGAGCGTGTACACCATCCCCTGTTGACGGTGCTCCGCCCGGTAATCTCCCTCAGTGAGTATCAACGGCGCCGAGGACGGCGAGGCTCTGATCTCGCGATCGCCGACCATCAGCGCAAGTACTTAAGTAAACCGTTGACACTGATGAAGGCCGCACCCCGCTCAGTAGAGCCGCACCAGGCCGTCGCACCGGTCGCGTAG
- a CDS encoding GIY-YIG nuclease family protein: MTKEPHHPRPVPRPIPLRNLLGELEPKTCKLHCAVTDGKVEPINELATDWDEWVGWSRWRGARDHFNRDFIFTMARVPKTPSQWLFGGVFEVTGRSPIANTRSYDLELRDDIMGEYIKRLVIDFRPTGRVTRRNFETDLDQMTVAAIHDKPYEGDAFPGHDLINHTFRDLRTIVRQRRPDWRIALESMKGVYVIHDQLTGEPYVGAAYADEGIWHRMCTYAETLHGNNVGLKALVGAKGEAYVLDNLRFALLEHMTKRTEDQRVIDRETYWKQVLLSRTLGNNRN, encoded by the coding sequence GTGACGAAGGAACCACATCACCCGCGACCTGTCCCGCGTCCGATACCGCTGCGCAACTTGCTTGGCGAACTGGAACCGAAGACCTGCAAACTGCACTGCGCCGTCACAGACGGCAAGGTTGAACCCATTAACGAGCTGGCAACAGACTGGGACGAGTGGGTCGGTTGGAGTCGCTGGCGCGGCGCACGCGACCACTTCAACCGCGACTTCATCTTCACCATGGCGAGGGTGCCGAAGACCCCGAGCCAGTGGTTGTTCGGCGGAGTCTTCGAGGTGACGGGTCGCTCCCCCATCGCCAACACACGCTCCTACGACCTCGAACTGCGCGACGACATCATGGGCGAATACATCAAACGCCTCGTCATCGACTTCCGACCGACAGGGCGGGTCACGCGGCGGAACTTCGAAACCGACCTGGACCAGATGACGGTGGCAGCGATCCACGACAAGCCCTACGAAGGTGACGCCTTTCCCGGACACGACCTCATCAACCACACCTTTCGAGACCTTCGCACCATTGTCCGCCAACGCCGACCCGACTGGCGCATCGCACTGGAATCTATGAAAGGCGTGTACGTCATCCACGATCAACTCACCGGCGAGCCCTACGTCGGAGCGGCGTACGCCGACGAAGGGATTTGGCACCGCATGTGCACCTACGCCGAGACCCTCCACGGCAATAACGTCGGGCTTAAGGCGTTGGTCGGAGCCAAAGGCGAAGCGTACGTCTTGGACAACCTGCGCTTCGCACTGCTTGAACACATGACCAAGCGCACCGAAGATCAACGCGTCATCGACCGCGAGACCTACTGGAAACAAGTTCTGCTGTCACGCACACTCGGCAACAACCGAAACTAG